The following coding sequences are from one Clostridioides difficile ATCC 9689 = DSM 1296 window:
- a CDS encoding magnesium transporter CorA family protein — translation MIRYYKTIDSKLEKLSFFEDGCWINLVEPNHSEINEISNLLNIDVESIESALDEEERSRIDVEDNHTLILIDIPVDESDSNSSHYTTIPLGIILTEEAIVTVCDAQTKILNDFIVGHIKDFFTFKKTRFLLQILHKNAAYYLHYLRKINKMTIIIEREIYKSMKNKELVQLLELEKSLVYFSTSLKSNELVLNKMVRTAGIKKYPDDEDLLEDVIVENRQALDMAKIYGDILSRIMDAFSAIISNNQNNVMQILTVVTLIFSIPTIISGFFGMNVINMPFSNNPNGFWIILLITSIICIVITFFMSRNKLL, via the coding sequence ATGATAAGATATTACAAAACTATAGATTCAAAATTAGAGAAACTTAGTTTTTTTGAAGATGGCTGTTGGATAAATCTTGTTGAACCTAATCATAGTGAAATCAACGAAATTTCTAATTTATTAAATATAGATGTAGAAAGCATAGAATCTGCACTAGATGAAGAAGAACGCTCAAGAATAGATGTTGAAGACAATCATACTCTTATACTTATAGATATACCAGTAGACGAAAGTGACTCTAATTCTTCTCATTATACTACAATACCCTTAGGTATTATACTAACTGAAGAAGCTATTGTAACAGTTTGTGATGCACAAACTAAGATTTTAAATGACTTTATAGTTGGTCATATTAAAGATTTTTTTACGTTTAAAAAGACTCGCTTTTTGCTTCAAATTCTTCACAAAAATGCAGCTTATTACTTGCATTACTTAAGAAAAATAAATAAAATGACAATCATAATAGAGCGAGAAATTTACAAATCAATGAAAAACAAAGAATTGGTTCAATTATTGGAATTAGAAAAATCTTTGGTATACTTCTCTACCTCACTAAAATCTAATGAACTTGTTTTAAACAAAATGGTTAGAACTGCTGGTATAAAGAAGTATCCAGATGATGAAGACCTATTAGAAGATGTTATAGTTGAAAATAGACAGGCTCTTGATATGGCTAAAATATATGGAGATATATTGAGTAGAATTATGGATGCTTTCAGTGCAATTATAAGTAATAATCAGAATAATGTTATGCAAATTTTAACAGTAGTTACACTAATTTTCTCAATACCTACAATAATATCAGGATTCTTTGGTATGAATGTCATCAACATGCCATTTTCTAATAACCCAAACGGATTTTGGATAATACTTCTTATTACCTCTATAATATGTATAGTGATTACA
- the thrC gene encoding threonine synthase, giving the protein MYYSSTRGTEEKVTASQAIIKGISSDGGLYVPSEFPNVKNELINLVNLTYSQIAFFVLSKFLCDFTEDEIKNCIENAYDEKFDCSSIAPLNKVNDTYFLELYHGPTLAFKDMALTIMPHLLKTSIKKDNLEKDVVILTATSGDTGKAALEGFKDIDKIKIIVFFPEDGVSPVQKLQMKTQTGKNTYVVGIKGNFDDAQSGVKKIFSDKEFNQKLLDNNYILSSANSINIGRLLPQVAYYFYSYMKLVSNSEINLNDKINFVVPTGNFGNILAGYYAKQMGLPINKLICASNDNNVLYDFFKTGVYDKNRTLKLTTSPSMDILISSNLERLLFEISNRNTDIVNKLLSDLSDKGVYKISDDMEKNLASFYGEYSNEEEVKSTINNVFKNYNYLIDTHTAVAYNCYEKYKKETSDNTKTVIVSTASPFKFSEDVLKSIDCDFKDLDDFAIIDRLSSISKIDIPKPIKNLKNAEILHKDIYEKDELKLAIKKFLKV; this is encoded by the coding sequence ATGTATTATTCAAGTACGAGAGGCACCGAAGAAAAAGTAACTGCATCACAAGCAATAATAAAAGGAATATCAAGTGATGGTGGTCTTTATGTTCCAAGTGAATTTCCCAATGTAAAAAATGAACTTATAAATTTAGTAAATTTAACGTATTCTCAGATAGCATTTTTTGTACTTAGTAAATTTTTATGTGATTTTACTGAAGATGAAATTAAAAATTGTATAGAAAATGCATATGATGAAAAGTTTGATTGTAGTAGTATAGCTCCATTAAATAAAGTAAATGATACTTATTTCTTAGAACTATATCACGGTCCAACTTTAGCATTTAAAGATATGGCACTTACTATAATGCCTCATCTTCTTAAAACATCTATAAAGAAAGATAATTTAGAGAAAGATGTTGTGATTCTTACTGCTACATCTGGAGATACAGGTAAAGCTGCACTTGAGGGATTTAAAGATATAGATAAAATAAAGATAATTGTATTCTTCCCAGAAGATGGTGTAAGCCCAGTACAAAAACTTCAAATGAAAACTCAAACTGGAAAAAATACATATGTAGTTGGTATAAAAGGAAATTTTGATGATGCACAATCAGGTGTAAAGAAGATTTTTTCTGATAAAGAATTTAATCAAAAACTATTGGATAATAATTATATATTATCTTCTGCAAATTCAATTAATATAGGAAGACTTCTTCCACAAGTTGCATACTATTTTTATTCATATATGAAATTAGTTAGCAATAGTGAGATAAATTTAAATGATAAAATAAATTTTGTTGTCCCAACTGGTAATTTTGGTAATATTCTAGCTGGATATTATGCCAAACAAATGGGTCTTCCAATAAACAAATTGATATGTGCATCAAATGATAATAATGTTCTTTATGATTTCTTTAAAACTGGTGTATATGATAAAAATAGAACATTGAAATTAACTACTTCTCCTTCTATGGATATATTAATTTCAAGTAATTTAGAACGATTACTGTTTGAAATATCAAATAGAAATACTGATATTGTAAATAAGCTTTTATCAGACCTTAGTGATAAAGGAGTCTACAAAATAAGTGATGATATGGAAAAAAATTTAGCCTCATTCTATGGAGAATATTCAAATGAAGAAGAAGTTAAAAGCACGATAAACAATGTGTTTAAAAATTATAATTATTTGATAGATACTCATACTGCTGTTGCATACAATTGTTATGAAAAATATAAAAAAGAAACTTCTGATAACACAAAAACTGTTATTGTAAGTACTGCAAGTCCATTCAAGTTTTCTGAAGATGTTCTAAAGTCTATAGATTGTGATTTTAAAGACCTTGATGACTTTGCTATAATTGATAGATTATCAAGTATTTCTAAAATAGATATTCCAAAACCTATTAAAAATCTTAAAAATGCAGAAATACTACATAAAGATATTTATGAAAAAGATGAATTAAAACTAGCTATAAAAAAATTCTTAAAGGTATAG
- the trxB gene encoding thioredoxin-disulfide reductase yields MVDIIVIGAGPAGLTSAIYAMRAGLSVTVFEKNIYGGQVASTSEVENYPAVQKISGVEFSNNIYNQAVAQGVDIQFDEVEEINLEGKVKVVKTSSGEHKAKAVILANGVERRKLGCAGEQEFTGRGVSYCATCDGAFFKDKEVAIVGGGNTALEDALFLANNCTKVYLIHRRDSFRGEEVLEKSVKARENIEILYSHGVEKIEGEKTVSKIEVKNLKTEEKRTIDVSGIFIAIGLKPNNKMFENVLDLDEGGYIISDESCTTSVEGVYVAGDSRTKFLRQIITAASDGAIAAVQAANYINVE; encoded by the coding sequence ATGGTAGATATCATTGTAATTGGTGCTGGACCAGCAGGTTTAACTTCAGCAATTTATGCTATGAGAGCAGGGTTAAGCGTTACAGTATTTGAAAAAAATATTTATGGAGGTCAAGTTGCAAGTACCTCTGAGGTAGAAAATTATCCAGCAGTTCAAAAGATTTCTGGGGTAGAATTTTCTAATAATATATACAATCAAGCAGTTGCTCAAGGTGTTGATATTCAGTTTGATGAGGTTGAAGAGATAAATTTAGAGGGAAAAGTAAAGGTTGTAAAAACTTCTTCAGGTGAACATAAAGCAAAGGCTGTTATTCTTGCAAATGGAGTTGAAAGACGTAAATTAGGTTGTGCAGGGGAACAAGAATTTACAGGTAGAGGAGTATCTTACTGTGCAACATGTGATGGAGCCTTTTTTAAAGATAAAGAAGTTGCTATAGTAGGTGGAGGAAATACTGCACTAGAAGATGCTTTATTTTTAGCTAATAATTGTACAAAAGTGTATTTAATTCACAGAAGAGATAGTTTTAGAGGTGAAGAAGTGTTGGAGAAATCTGTGAAAGCAAGAGAGAATATTGAGATACTTTACAGTCATGGTGTAGAAAAAATAGAAGGAGAAAAGACTGTATCGAAAATAGAAGTAAAAAACTTAAAGACTGAAGAAAAAAGAACTATAGATGTTAGTGGTATTTTTATTGCTATAGGTCTTAAACCTAATAATAAAATGTTTGAAAATGTTCTTGATTTGGATGAAGGTGGATATATAATTTCAGATGAGTCTTGTACAACATCAGTAGAAGGTGTATATGTAGCAGGAGATAGTAGAACTAAGTTTTTACGTCAAATAATAACAGCAGCATCAGATGGAGCTATTGCAGCCGTTCAAGCAGCTAATTATATAAATGTTGAATAA
- the thrB gene encoding homoserine kinase → MLEIIVPATSANIGPGFDCLGIALNIYNKFYVEEIESGLEIEGCEDAYKNENNLVYTSMKYFFDRVKPEKIPAGIKIKIQSEVPICRGLGSSASCIVAGVIAANALSGANLDKNQLLNIASEIEGHPDNVAPAILGNMIVSVTDNENIHYDIIKIPEELKFCAMIPNFKLSTEKARGVLPKEIPYSDGVFNVSRVALLISALLNKNFDLLKVACQDKLHQDYRGTLIENYNDIVEKSEQLNSIGVFLSGAGPTIMSLIKENDDSFVDNMKNYLQKLKSDWEIKELCCDSNGAVLNII, encoded by the coding sequence ATGTTAGAGATTATAGTTCCTGCAACAAGTGCTAATATAGGTCCAGGATTTGATTGTCTTGGAATTGCGTTAAATATATACAATAAATTTTATGTTGAAGAAATTGAAAGTGGTCTTGAAATAGAAGGTTGTGAAGATGCTTACAAAAACGAAAACAACTTAGTTTATACATCTATGAAGTACTTTTTTGATAGAGTTAAACCAGAAAAAATACCTGCTGGTATCAAAATAAAAATCCAAAGTGAAGTACCTATATGTAGAGGTCTTGGCAGTAGTGCCTCTTGTATAGTAGCTGGAGTTATAGCTGCAAATGCTCTATCAGGTGCTAATTTAGATAAAAATCAATTACTAAATATAGCTTCAGAAATAGAAGGTCACCCAGATAATGTTGCTCCTGCTATTTTAGGAAATATGATTGTATCTGTTACTGATAATGAGAACATACATTATGATATTATAAAAATTCCTGAAGAACTTAAATTTTGTGCAATGATACCTAATTTTAAGTTATCAACAGAAAAAGCTAGAGGTGTTTTACCAAAGGAAATACCATATTCTGATGGGGTATTCAATGTTAGTAGAGTTGCTTTACTAATATCTGCCTTACTAAACAAAAACTTTGACCTACTTAAAGTAGCTTGTCAAGACAAATTGCATCAAGATTATAGAGGAACTCTAATTGAGAACTACAATGATATTGTTGAAAAATCTGAACAATTAAATAGTATTGGAGTATTTTTAAGTGGAGCTGGACCTACTATAATGTCTTTAATAAAAGAAAATGATGATAGTTTTGTGGATAATATGAAAAATTACCTACAAAAACTAAAATCTGATTGGGAAATAAAAGAGTTATGTTGCGATTCTAATGGAGCTGTTTTAAATATAATATAA
- a CDS encoding flavin reductase family protein codes for MSDFKEILAEEIKNNPFGLIGKDWTLITAENEGKVNTMTASWGGLGVMWGKDVAFVVIRPQRYTKEFIDNTDKFSLTFFDEDFRKELSYCGKVSGREEDKISQIGFNIEHLNDTPYFKESKMAIICKKMYSQKLEPQCFIAEGIDGRWYPQKDYHTLYIAEITNVLVKED; via the coding sequence ATGAGTGATTTTAAAGAAATTTTGGCAGAAGAGATTAAAAATAATCCATTTGGATTGATAGGTAAAGATTGGACACTTATAACAGCAGAAAATGAAGGTAAAGTGAATACAATGACTGCTAGCTGGGGAGGGCTTGGAGTTATGTGGGGAAAAGATGTTGCTTTTGTAGTAATAAGACCACAGCGTTATACTAAGGAATTTATAGATAATACAGATAAATTTTCTCTTACATTTTTTGATGAAGATTTTCGTAAAGAGCTTTCATATTGTGGAAAAGTATCTGGTAGAGAAGAGGATAAGATATCACAGATTGGATTTAATATAGAACACTTAAATGATACACCTTATTTTAAAGAATCTAAAATGGCTATTATATGCAAAAAAATGTATAGTCAGAAACTTGAACCTCAATGTTTTATTGCTGAAGGTATAGATGGAAGATGGTATCCACAAAAAGATTATCATACTTTATATATAGCTGAAATAACCAATGTACTTGTAAAAGAAGATTAG